The Argopecten irradians isolate NY chromosome 4, Ai_NY, whole genome shotgun sequence genome has a window encoding:
- the LOC138322029 gene encoding uncharacterized protein produces MAGNGPRETSFANIVAATNDTPNTAEGYGSAKPIFLMEKDIFGLIQPQKKDWLTHQELYKAIGEKVEANHVCGLQRTGKMRRIYVDNMADRTKLLTTGIVIRKKMVQLISTNPRRPDNNHEYTSRVRVSNVPLSADDGEIKRALTLLNCNIKSMYREKLRIDNQLTNCDTGNRIVITEKLTTPPQKHENRKI; encoded by the coding sequence ATGGCGGGAAACGGACCGAGAGAAACATCTTTCGCCAATATTGTGGCAGCAACGAATGATACGCCAAATACAGCTGAAGGATATGGCTCAGCAAAACCAATCTTCTTAATGGAAAAAGACATATTTGGTTTAATCCAGCCGCAGAAAAAAGACTGGCTTACACATCAAGAACTGTACAAGGCCATCGGCGAAAAAGTAGAGGCAAATCATGTATGTGGTCTGCAACGGACAGGCAAAATGAGGCGAATATACGTGGACAACATGGCAGACCGAACAAAACTCCTGACAACAGGTATCGTAATACGTAAAAAGATGGTCCAATTAATATCAACCAACCCCAGACGCCCCGATAACAACCACGAATACACATCCCGAGTCAGAGTGTCAAATGTACCCTTATCTGCTGATGACGGAGAGATCAAGAGGGCACTAACATTGTTAAACTGTAACATTAAGTCCATGTATCGAGAAAAGTTGAGAATTGACAATCAACTAACTAACTGTGATACAGGGAATAGGATAGTGATAACCGAAAAACTTACCACCCCTCCCCAGAAACATGAAAATCGGAAGATATAA